Within the Arachis duranensis cultivar V14167 chromosome 10, aradu.V14167.gnm2.J7QH, whole genome shotgun sequence genome, the region CAATTAAACTCCTCATTCCGATGATTCTAAGTGTTATCTTCTAACATTCCTTCCAGGGGGTGAGATTAGAGAGGAGCTTTTTTGAATCAGTTGACACTAAGCATAGTTCATTTGTTTCATCTATCACACAAGCAGCAATACAAACAAAACCACCCAATTTTCAGAAGGAAATCAGAAGGGAACGGATAAACAGGACCAAAAACAATTACTGTTACTGGAACACAACATCTTATATCGAAAcaaaaaatccaattttcaaaataGAATCAGAAAAGAACGCCCAAACAGGGACAAAAACAAATCTTGTTAATTGAAAGGAAACTTGAGTATCAAAGTAAACAAATATCAAAGAATCTGAAATAAGTCATAACCACTACATACCTACATCACAGGAAATTCGGACTGAACAGTGAAACACGTCACATGATGGAAGGGGACAGAGAAAGGACAGGGCCGCCGTAAAAATTCCCACCTAACTTGTTGTTTCCCAAGATAAGAGAGCGGCAGAGTGACATGAAGCCTAGGCTGATTTCCTCTTGAGAACTACCACCGATCTTTAAATGAATCTGACAAATCAgaccaaaaaaaatttgttccCAGCATCCTTTTCCATGAACCCTAATCGCACAGGTAGCTATATCAATAAGGGttaggaaaagaaagaaacctGAAACACCAAGATATCATAGCCAAAAACAGATCCAAGATGGGGAAGAACTGGGAATGGAGATTGAAGCTTACCGAATGAATGGATTGATGAGAGTAAGGCTTGTCAGTCAGTATCCACGCATCTACTGCTAGCTTTCATCTTTCTTAGTCTTTACACGACCTTACCTAGGAAAGGTTATTGAAAGCTAGGAGTCAGTTTGATATTCTAATAAAGTACCTAAAATTAGCTAATTACCAtacaatcaaattaaatatcaatGAAACCCGTTAAACCTTAAAACCCAATGATAGAACAGCACAAGCAATACTAATGAATTAAGTGTTTTGCATCATCCTAATTAAGGCACTTGTTTCCTTTTTACTCTAGGAAGATCAGATACAgataaaaaatgacaaaaatatgGCCTCATAAAAAGGGATAGTTAAGAATGAAGGCGAAATATATCAAACTTACACTGGGGGCAACAACAGGAAGGCAGAAATTATGCTTCCTGagcaagagaaaagaaagtaattaaGATCAATCATGATATAGTAGATACAATTgaagtaattaatttataagAGTACTCCGTACAGAATGGAAGgtagaaaaaatattagaagtcaAGGCTCTCTGAAACACAAAATAGAGAAAACCCATCATAAAAAAGGGAAGGAATAGCAACTTGCAACAATCCAGGACGAAATCAAGACACAATTTTTCGCACTTCAACTAGGGAAAGCAAAAACAGATCGAAATAACACAATTCTTTAGGGTTTAAAGAATTTTCCACTGTTTTAACACAATAGTTTTTCGaaattgaaatcataaaaagGCATAATACAACAGTTAGAAATATAAGAGATAAATAGCTCCAATCTGAAGCAAATGGTGAAAAAAAAGACAGAACAACAACACTTATTAATTATAGTGTTCAACACCCAAGTAAACAGAAGGAAAAAAAGATTCAGAcaaggaaaaaagaaataaataaaagagagaaacaAAATATGTATTTAGAAGTAAATAATCAAGAAGATAAAATACCATAAAATAAGAAAaccagaaaaaaaatatatattgccACTCAGGTTATATCACTATGGACATAATGacaaattacttttttattatgtcTTTGCATgaatttataacaaaaataaatgataTTAATCAATATGGCAACAAAATGCTTGAGGAAAAAGCAAGATGTTGATGAATCTTGATAATCTTGTGTTTTGACCACAATGTATAAGACAACAAAAAAAAGTAGGATGTGATCTTTCAAATATAGAAGGGTACCTGATCAGCAGAGAAAATGGCCCAAGCTGAGGGGCTTGTTGAAGAGAACACTTCCCCTAACCAAACTCACAACACAACGGAGTCCTTGAATCAAAGAGTATCCAGCAGCCAAACCATTAGCAACTACCAAGAATCTGCAAAGTTTTTTAATCCATCAAAAACTAATGAATTTGGACAACAAAACATGCAACACTTTTATTGCTAGAAATTAACATAGAACATAGATAAATAGATACTTACACCAAAGCCTTAACATCAGTGAATTTAGCTTCCTTCTCAAAGGAGAAAAACACCTTCACTTGTGAATCAGTTCCATAAGAACAGCTGCAACAACTCCAAGACCAAGAATCATAAACCTTAACACCAACTCAGCTATCTTGATCCTCTTATCCAACAATTTCAGGTTTGTGCTATGGTACATTGGAGCTGTTCCAGGACTAACACCTACACCCAAATAGCTCATTTTCTCTAGACACTAACAATGCAAAAGAAAACAATGGATATGAACACCAACCACTAAATTCTTCACCACTTAAATAGACACGGGTTTTAGTTCAACACCCAAGAAAACAGAAGGAAAAAAAGATTCAGAcaaggaaaaaagaaataaataaaagagagaaacaaaatatatatttagaaagtaaataatcaagaagataaaataccataaaaatCAGAAAACCAGAAAAAAAAANNNNNNNNNNNNNNNNNNNNNNNNNNNNNNNNNNNNNNNNNNNNNNNNNNNNNNNNNNNNNNNNNNNNNNNNNNNNNNNNNNNNNNNNNNNNNNNNNNNNNNNNNNNNNNNNNNNNNNNNNNNNNNNNNNNNNNNNNNNNNNNNNNNNNNNNNNNNNNNNNNNNNNNNNNNNNNNNNNNNNNNNNNNNNNNNNNNNNNNNNNNNNNNNNNNNNNNNNNNNNNNNNNNNNNNNNNNNNNNNNNNNNNNNNNNNNNNNNNNNNNNNNNNNNNNNNNNNNNNNNNNNNNNNNNNNNNNNNNNNNNNNNNNNNNNNNNNNNNNNNNNNNNNNNNNNNNNNNNNNNNNNNNNNNNNNNNNNNNTTCTCTAATAAGCACCCAACCCCAATCTGGTTCAACAAAATACTATCTTAATTAGGAATATGAAagctaataaaatttaattaagcaTAAAGCAGAGTTTGTTACACACAGAAAGCATATATATAAGAGGAAATAGGAAATGTAAAAGCATATATACTCCTCCTACTGCATGTGGACAGTACTCTTAATGTGAAACAGATGAAAACACATAATCGGTGGCGTTCTCAATTAAGTAATCTCCAcacagaaattaaaatttcactaattaatCAAGATCCATATTATGTATAGTTCTGAGCAGTGAAATTAAGTAAAGCTGATATTGGATCAGAGAGAGGGAGAATGAAGAGCTTTTCACGAACCAGGGATCGCTGGAATATTCGATGAGCTTGCCTGTGGAAGAGAAGACGATGAGTGCGACTTCGGCATCGCATAGCACTGATATTTCGTTTGCCTTCTTCAGCAAACGTACCTATCTACCTATCCTCTGTAACATTGAATCTCCTTCAATCTCCTTATATTCAGCGCATTGAACCTCCTCTGAGAGAATCAATAAACACATCAATAAAGTAAACTTTcttcttaattaattgaatgGTCTAAGCGAAAGGAAACTAACCAACTTGCCTTCAATGACGTATTTGGAGACTTCATCTCTAAGAGTGATGAGATCCTCTTCGCTGAGATCCTTAGTGACCTTGTTGTCCATGCTTATATCGCAGAGAATCTTGCGAGCTCTGCTCCTTCCGATTCCATGGATGTACTGTAGCGAGAACTCAATTTTCTTGTTGTTCGGAATCTCCACTCCGCCAACTCGAGCGCACTCTATGCTTAACCCTCTCACCTGAGCACACAAATTCGAAAGTAAACAAAGAAATTTCAGAAATGTAAGGTAGAGTTTGTTTTATGTTACCTTGGGAGGGTTGAGAACAGGGAAATAGACGGCTCTGGAAAGAGGTCTAGGGTTTGAGATTAGGGCGAGAGAGGGAGCTATAGGCATCGCTAGCGTTTGTGCCATGCTCgagttgttcttctt harbors:
- the LOC107470814 gene encoding uncharacterized protein LOC107470814; this translates as MELPSVLTPPQQRKKKNNSSMAQTLAMPIAPSLALISNSRPLSRAVYFPVLNPPKVRELSIECARVGGVEIPNNKRIEFSLQYIHGIRRSRARKILCDISMDNKVTKDLSEEDLITLRDEVSKYVIEGDLQQRKKKNNSSMAQTLAMPIAPSLALISNPRPLSRAVYFPVLNPPKVRGLSIECARVGGVEIPNNKKIEFSLQYIHGIGRSRARKILCDISMDNKVTKDLSEEDLITLRDEVSKYVIEGKLRRFNALNIRRLKEIQCYRG